One window from the genome of Aerosakkonema funiforme FACHB-1375 encodes:
- a CDS encoding iron uptake porin: MNYYLQGIRKIFFPFLALSVVPLNSLPALAQLASSEAPLGQVTSVSQLSDVNPTDWAFQALQSLVERYGCIEGYPDRTFRGNRALTRYEFAAGLNACLNRITELVAATKPDSIDKEDLATIEKLQQDFSDELTKLRGRVDVLETRTAKLERQQFSTTTKLSGEAIFSIASAYSAYPGGNQDFINNTNDGTGAIPQAGKDANIVFNNRVRLNLLTSFSGKDLLITGLQAYNFGGGPSAAFPSFTTGGSLAGTLGYGDVVFGNASNVRLSYEPQFPTVNPSTLETTGGNNSVHLYKLLYIFPVANNLTLFAGTNAEVTDAFPSILPFAGEGQGSISRFSNLPAAQRVSGGTSQTGLASAAGFIWNISNKLDLRGLYGSVQANLPTNEGFPGTPLGAGLFNGSYVAATQLTVKPSKNLDIGLNYAHSYHQINILGTGLSSSDIGSILFAPNANELANAGGSGLVAIANQGIQLDTFGSSVAFKLNPSVTLAGSFTYIFSNLTDVDASTNFMSWLVGVHFKDLVTKGGSAGIIFGSPLSRDSAGGRAYNPETATPYQLEGYVNFKVSDRVSITPGVFVIFNPEGFKTNPTTYVPVVRTTFSF; this comes from the coding sequence GTGAATTACTATCTACAAGGCATCAGAAAAATTTTTTTTCCTTTCCTAGCGCTTAGTGTTGTTCCACTCAACTCTCTTCCTGCTTTGGCTCAATTAGCTTCATCCGAAGCTCCACTTGGCCAAGTTACATCGGTTTCGCAATTATCAGATGTGAACCCGACCGATTGGGCATTTCAGGCACTACAGTCTTTGGTGGAACGCTATGGTTGCATTGAGGGCTATCCTGACAGAACTTTTCGCGGGAATCGTGCCCTGACCCGTTATGAATTTGCAGCGGGTTTAAATGCCTGTTTAAACAGGATAACTGAGTTGGTGGCAGCGACAAAACCAGACTCGATCGATAAAGAAGACTTAGCTACAATCGAAAAATTGCAGCAGGATTTTTCTGATGAACTAACAAAACTCCGAGGGCGAGTCGATGTTCTGGAAACTCGCACCGCTAAGTTAGAAAGACAACAATTTTCAACTACAACTAAGTTGAGTGGAGAAGCAATTTTTAGCATAGCGAGTGCCTATTCTGCTTACCCAGGTGGAAATCAAGATTTTATCAATAATACCAATGATGGAACGGGGGCAATACCCCAGGCAGGCAAAGATGCAAATATCGTTTTTAACAATCGCGTTCGACTCAACCTATTAACCAGTTTTTCCGGCAAAGATTTACTGATTACAGGACTTCAGGCTTACAATTTTGGTGGGGGACCGAGTGCGGCATTTCCTTCTTTTACAACTGGTGGTAGCCTTGCTGGAACACTAGGTTATGGCGATGTAGTTTTTGGGAATGCTAGTAATGTACGCTTATCATACGAACCGCAATTCCCAACAGTTAATCCTTCCACTCTTGAAACTACTGGTGGCAACAACAGCGTCCATCTTTATAAATTGCTCTACATTTTTCCTGTGGCAAACAACTTAACCTTATTTGCAGGAACTAATGCAGAAGTAACTGATGCTTTTCCATCAATTCTACCTTTTGCGGGAGAAGGACAAGGATCTATTTCTCGCTTCAGCAATCTACCAGCAGCGCAACGGGTATCTGGAGGTACTTCACAAACTGGATTAGCATCAGCCGCCGGATTTATCTGGAATATTTCCAACAAATTAGACTTGCGAGGGTTATATGGCTCGGTGCAAGCAAATCTTCCCACTAATGAAGGATTTCCCGGTACTCCTCTAGGAGCGGGTCTTTTTAATGGCAGTTATGTGGCGGCAACTCAACTAACAGTTAAACCATCCAAAAATCTCGATATTGGTCTGAATTACGCTCATAGTTATCACCAGATCAATATTTTGGGAACGGGACTAAGTTCATCTGATATTGGCTCGATATTGTTTGCACCCAATGCAAATGAATTAGCGAATGCTGGTGGGTCAGGTTTGGTAGCAATTGCTAATCAAGGAATTCAACTTGATACTTTCGGTAGTTCTGTTGCTTTTAAGTTGAATCCATCTGTTACTCTCGCTGGTTCATTTACTTACATTTTTAGTAATCTCACTGATGTTGATGCCTCGACTAATTTTATGAGTTGGTTAGTTGGGGTTCATTTCAAGGATTTAGTTACCAAGGGAGGCTCGGCGGGGATTATTTTTGGTAGTCCTCTCTCTCGCGATTCGGCTGGCGGCAGAGCATATAATCCTGAAACGGCTACCCCTTATCAGCTGGAGGGATATGTCAATTTTAAAGTCTCGGATCGTGTTAGTATCACTCCTGGTGTGTTTGTAATTTTTAATCCCGAAGGCTTTAAGACTAACCCAACAACTTATGTGCCTGTTGTTCGGACTACCTTTAGTTTCTAG
- a CDS encoding S-layer family protein: MPSGRIELSSVKDSFVSLTPNLTVGYENVSNFGDIQLSGGARVNTSGIGGGSIRVQAGKVILQSDITAISQQDAPQLQGTVVINTPELDPDDGLFDLPENTVDTTKLIVSACTRSLREGSSFIFIGRGGIPPSPTDPLPDEAVWMDLRPTAAHPENRAKKPISLYQSPPTSPEIVEASGWIIAPDGQVTLTAAAPTVTQPSLNPRSCAVIELE; the protein is encoded by the coding sequence TTGCCTTCGGGACGAATTGAATTAAGCAGCGTCAAAGATAGCTTTGTTTCCCTGACTCCAAACTTAACAGTGGGATATGAGAATGTCAGCAATTTTGGTGATATCCAACTTTCCGGCGGTGCGAGAGTAAATACTTCTGGTATTGGTGGCGGTAGTATCCGAGTGCAAGCAGGAAAAGTCATTTTACAAAGCGATATCACCGCTATTTCCCAACAGGACGCACCCCAATTGCAAGGTACTGTGGTCATCAATACGCCGGAACTTGACCCCGATGATGGATTATTTGACTTGCCAGAAAATACCGTCGATACTACCAAACTGATTGTTTCTGCTTGTACTCGCAGTCTCAGAGAAGGCAGCTCGTTCATCTTCATCGGTAGAGGTGGGATACCGCCAAGTCCAACAGATCCTCTCCCCGATGAAGCTGTTTGGATGGATTTAAGACCAACAGCCGCACACCCAGAAAATCGAGCAAAAAAACCTATTTCCCTTTACCAGTCCCCACCTACCAGCCCCGAAATTGTGGAAGCTTCTGGATGGATTATCGCCCCAGATGGCCAAGTTACCCTCACTGCTGCTGCACCCACCGTAACGCAGCCTTCCCTAAATCCCCGTTCGTGTGCAGTAATAGAGCTTGAGTAA
- the gcvH gene encoding glycine cleavage system protein GcvH, which produces MSLEYPDDLKYLDSHEYVRLDGEIATIGITAFAVKELGDIVFVEFPDIGEAVTKGEPFGNVESVKAVETLNSPVTGTVVERNDPLLDDPEVLGDDPYGEGWLIKVRVNDPGEVDDAMTADDYRALVDGD; this is translated from the coding sequence ATGTCTCTAGAATATCCCGATGACCTGAAGTACCTCGACAGCCACGAGTATGTGCGACTGGATGGCGAGATTGCGACGATCGGTATCACCGCCTTTGCCGTCAAAGAACTGGGCGATATAGTATTTGTGGAATTCCCAGATATCGGCGAAGCAGTGACAAAGGGAGAACCTTTCGGAAATGTTGAGTCCGTCAAAGCAGTTGAAACGTTAAACTCCCCAGTCACGGGTACTGTTGTGGAACGCAACGACCCCTTGTTAGATGACCCGGAAGTTTTGGGGGATGACCCCTACGGCGAAGGTTGGTTAATTAAGGTTCGCGTCAATGACCCAGGTGAAGTAGACGATGCTATGACTGCTGATGACTATCGCGCACTGGTAGATGGCGATTAG
- the gcvP gene encoding aminomethyl-transferring glycine dehydrogenase, translating to MVTYTTYTQSGSQQQLGENKIESSSFLWRHIGLTPDKMEQMLAVLGLPTLDALIDRAVPPAIRLKQPLQLPAARSEYAALAELKEIASKNQVFRSLIGMGYYNCITPPVIQRNILENPGWYTAYTPYQAEIAQGRLEALLNFQTMVIDLTGLEIANASLLDEATAAAEAMTMSYGLSKNKAKAFFVSQDCHPQTIEVLQTRAKPLDIEIIIGEHQTFAFDRAIFGAILQYPASDGTIYDYSAFIEKAHAAGALVTVAADILSLTLLKPPGEFGADIAVGSTQRFGVPLGFGGPHAAYFATKEEYKRQVPGRIVGVSKDANGNPALRLALQTREQHIRREKATSNICTAQVLLAVIASMYAVYHGSAGIKKIAENIHKLTVILAEGLKELGYGIASKQFFDTLRVELGERGLEEILEAAKNRRINLRVLDEHTVGISLDETTTVEDIIDIWQIFAGTQQLPFTFSTFYHSELKVHTSLVRTSNYLTHPVFNSYHSETELLRYLHRLESKDLSLTTSMIPLGSCTMKLNATAEMIPVTWPEFGNIHPFAPSSQTRGYQVLFQQLEAWLAEITGFAGISLQPNAGSQGEYAGLLVIREYHESRGESHRHICLIPESAHGTNPASAVMCGFKVVAVVCDKQGNIDVNDLKNKAEKYSKELAALMVTYPSTHGVFESEIKEICAIVHANGGQVYMDGANMNAQVGLCSPGDIGADVCHLNLHKTFCIPHGGGGPGMGPIGVAQHLVPFLPGHSVVQIRDENPKSKIQNPKSIGAVSAAPWGSASILVISWMYIAMMGGDGLTEATKVAILNANYIARRLESYYPVLYKGEAGFVAHECILDLRSLKKSASIEVEDIAKRLMDYGFHAPTVSWPVAGTVMVEPTESESKEELDRFCDAMISIRQEVAEIESGKADSHDNVLKNAPHTAEVLIADEWNHPYSRTQAAYPAPWTREHKFWPVVGRIDNAFGDRNFVCACLPMEAYS from the coding sequence GTGGTGACTTATACCACTTATACGCAATCTGGCAGTCAGCAGCAATTAGGAGAAAACAAAATAGAGTCAAGTTCTTTTCTGTGGCGGCATATAGGGCTGACTCCCGATAAAATGGAGCAAATGCTCGCAGTATTGGGACTGCCGACCCTGGATGCTTTGATCGATCGCGCCGTACCGCCAGCAATCCGGCTGAAACAACCGCTACAATTACCAGCAGCCCGCAGCGAGTACGCCGCCTTAGCTGAATTAAAAGAAATCGCCTCGAAAAACCAGGTGTTTCGATCGCTCATCGGTATGGGCTATTACAATTGCATTACCCCGCCCGTCATTCAACGCAATATCCTCGAAAATCCCGGTTGGTACACCGCCTACACGCCCTATCAAGCCGAAATCGCCCAAGGACGACTCGAAGCGCTGCTGAATTTCCAGACAATGGTAATTGACTTGACCGGCTTAGAAATAGCCAACGCTTCTTTATTAGATGAAGCAACAGCAGCCGCAGAAGCCATGACCATGAGTTATGGTTTATCTAAAAATAAGGCAAAAGCTTTCTTTGTTTCTCAAGATTGCCATCCTCAAACCATTGAAGTTTTGCAAACCCGCGCCAAACCCCTAGACATTGAGATTATTATCGGAGAGCATCAAACATTTGCGTTCGATCGAGCAATTTTTGGCGCAATTTTGCAATACCCTGCCAGCGATGGCACAATCTACGATTATAGTGCTTTTATAGAAAAAGCTCATGCCGCCGGTGCATTAGTAACTGTAGCCGCAGATATCTTGAGTTTGACTCTCCTAAAACCACCCGGAGAATTTGGCGCAGATATCGCCGTTGGTAGCACCCAACGTTTTGGAGTTCCGCTGGGATTTGGTGGCCCCCACGCAGCTTATTTCGCTACAAAAGAAGAGTACAAACGACAAGTTCCGGGGCGAATTGTTGGCGTTTCCAAAGATGCTAACGGCAACCCAGCATTGCGTTTGGCTTTGCAAACCCGCGAACAGCATATCCGCCGGGAAAAAGCAACTAGCAATATCTGTACCGCTCAAGTTTTGCTGGCTGTCATCGCTTCTATGTATGCAGTTTATCACGGGTCGGCAGGAATTAAAAAAATTGCTGAAAATATTCACAAGCTCACAGTAATTCTGGCTGAAGGGCTGAAGGAATTAGGATACGGAATTGCTTCAAAACAGTTCTTTGATACCCTACGGGTGGAATTGGGAGAACGGGGATTAGAAGAAATTCTAGAAGCTGCAAAAAACAGGCGCATTAACTTGCGTGTATTGGATGAACATACTGTAGGAATTTCCCTAGACGAAACCACTACAGTCGAAGACATAATCGATATCTGGCAGATTTTTGCAGGTACGCAACAACTGCCATTTACGTTTTCAACTTTTTACCATTCTGAGCTTAAAGTTCACACTTCCCTTGTCCGCACTAGCAACTATCTCACTCATCCTGTATTCAACAGTTACCACTCCGAAACCGAACTTCTGCGTTATTTGCATCGATTGGAATCCAAAGATTTATCGCTAACTACATCGATGATTCCTTTGGGTTCTTGCACGATGAAGCTGAACGCAACAGCGGAAATGATCCCAGTAACTTGGCCGGAATTTGGCAATATTCATCCGTTTGCACCATCATCGCAAACGCGAGGTTATCAAGTTTTGTTCCAACAACTGGAAGCATGGTTAGCTGAAATTACTGGATTTGCCGGAATTTCTCTGCAACCGAATGCAGGATCGCAAGGCGAATATGCAGGTTTGCTGGTAATTCGTGAGTATCACGAAAGTCGGGGCGAAAGTCATCGCCATATTTGTTTGATTCCCGAATCGGCGCACGGAACAAATCCGGCTAGTGCGGTAATGTGCGGTTTTAAAGTCGTTGCCGTTGTTTGCGACAAACAGGGAAATATTGATGTAAATGACCTCAAAAATAAAGCCGAAAAATATAGCAAAGAACTAGCTGCTTTGATGGTGACATATCCATCAACTCATGGCGTTTTTGAGTCAGAAATTAAGGAAATCTGTGCGATCGTTCACGCCAACGGCGGACAAGTTTATATGGATGGGGCGAATATGAACGCCCAAGTGGGATTGTGCAGTCCGGGTGATATTGGCGCGGATGTTTGTCATTTGAATTTGCACAAAACTTTCTGCATTCCTCACGGTGGCGGTGGGCCAGGAATGGGGCCGATCGGTGTTGCCCAGCATTTAGTACCTTTCTTACCCGGTCATTCTGTTGTCCAAATTCGAGATGAAAATCCAAAATCCAAAATCCAAAATCCAAAATCGATCGGTGCTGTTTCTGCTGCGCCTTGGGGTAGCGCCAGCATCCTGGTGATTTCTTGGATGTATATTGCGATGATGGGTGGCGATGGTTTGACGGAAGCAACTAAGGTGGCAATTCTGAATGCTAATTATATTGCGCGTCGCTTGGAATCTTACTATCCAGTTTTGTATAAAGGAGAAGCTGGTTTTGTGGCGCACGAGTGCATTTTGGATTTGCGATCGCTCAAAAAATCCGCCAGTATCGAAGTAGAAGATATCGCCAAACGTTTGATGGATTACGGTTTCCATGCTCCTACTGTATCTTGGCCTGTGGCGGGTACGGTGATGGTGGAACCGACGGAAAGCGAATCTAAGGAAGAACTGGATCGTTTTTGCGATGCGATGATTAGTATTCGCCAGGAAGTTGCGGAAATCGAAAGCGGGAAGGCAGATTCTCACGATAACGTCCTGAAAAATGCACCCCACACGGCAGAAGTTTTGATTGCTGACGAATGGAATCATCCTTATTCTCGCACCCAAGCTGCTTACCCCGCACCTTGGACTCGCGAACATAAATTCTGGCCGGTGGTGGGACGGATCGATAATGCGTTTGGCGATCGCAATTTTGTCTGTGCTTGTTTGCCGATGGAGGCGTATTCGTAA
- the pirA gene encoding arginine synthesis PII-interacting regulator PirA — translation MQLSYRGAIYQNDLPTVEMTEGEIGGKYRGQAWNYRYARHIPVPQPTPQSQLKYRGASYCKDPRANAEACFAAPSAEETPARVVPSCGRGHKVIDDLEEIHLANIRRRLEYRLEVAKNRGDRDLLRMLEAECHQLVGNCG, via the coding sequence ATGCAACTCAGTTATCGCGGTGCCATCTACCAAAACGATCTACCTACCGTCGAAATGACTGAAGGCGAAATTGGCGGCAAATACCGGGGTCAAGCTTGGAACTACCGCTATGCCAGACATATTCCCGTACCGCAACCAACGCCTCAGTCTCAGTTAAAGTATCGCGGCGCTAGCTACTGTAAAGATCCTCGCGCAAACGCAGAAGCTTGCTTTGCCGCACCATCAGCAGAAGAAACTCCTGCTAGAGTTGTGCCAAGTTGTGGTAGAGGCCACAAAGTTATAGATGACTTGGAAGAAATTCACCTCGCTAATATTCGTCGTCGTCTAGAGTATCGCCTGGAAGTTGCGAAAAACCGGGGCGATCGCGATCTGCTACGGATGCTGGAAGCAGAATGTCATCAGCTAGTCGGAAATTGTGGCTAG